In Salinigranum marinum, one DNA window encodes the following:
- the trpD gene encoding anthranilate phosphoribosyltransferase, with translation MQDYIRRVTDGEDLGVEAAREAATLVFEGATEAQIGALLAALRAKGETEAEIAGFAQGMRDAARTIDPARRPLVDTCGTGGDDYDTINVSTTSAIVTAGAGAAIAKHGNYSVSSSSGSADVLEVAGVEVDADPASVETAIERDGIGFMLAPVFHPAMKAVIGPRKELGMRTLFNVLGPLTNPAGAEAQVLGVYDPDLVPIVARALAHMPVEHALVVHGSGMDEICLHDETTVAEVHGREIEEYTLTPEGIGLDAAPVEAVSGGSPEENAADLRGIVTGEVEGAKRDIILANAGAAVYVAGLADSIEAGVDEARAAIDEGAAAEKLADLQASTDEADPWTEA, from the coding sequence ATGCAGGACTACATCAGACGCGTGACCGACGGTGAGGACCTCGGAGTCGAAGCGGCACGGGAGGCTGCCACCCTGGTCTTCGAGGGGGCGACCGAGGCACAGATCGGCGCACTCCTGGCCGCGCTCAGAGCGAAAGGCGAGACCGAGGCGGAGATCGCGGGGTTCGCACAGGGGATGCGCGACGCGGCACGCACGATCGACCCCGCGCGCCGCCCGCTCGTCGACACCTGCGGCACCGGTGGCGACGACTACGACACGATCAACGTCTCGACGACAAGCGCCATCGTCACCGCGGGCGCGGGCGCGGCCATCGCCAAACACGGCAACTACTCCGTCTCGTCGTCGTCGGGGAGCGCGGACGTCCTCGAGGTCGCGGGCGTCGAGGTCGACGCCGACCCCGCGTCGGTCGAGACCGCGATCGAGCGCGACGGGATCGGCTTCATGCTCGCCCCCGTCTTCCACCCCGCGATGAAGGCCGTCATCGGCCCCCGGAAGGAACTCGGGATGCGGACGCTGTTCAACGTGCTCGGGCCGCTCACCAACCCCGCCGGGGCCGAAGCGCAGGTGCTCGGCGTCTACGACCCCGACCTCGTTCCGATCGTCGCCCGCGCGCTCGCCCACATGCCGGTCGAGCACGCGCTCGTCGTCCACGGGTCGGGGATGGACGAGATCTGCCTCCACGACGAGACGACCGTCGCCGAGGTCCACGGTCGGGAGATCGAGGAGTACACGCTCACTCCCGAAGGGATCGGGCTCGACGCCGCCCCGGTCGAGGCGGTCTCCGGGGGAAGCCCCGAGGAGAACGCCGCTGACCTCCGCGGGATCGTCACGGGTGAGGTGGAGGGTGCCAAACGGGACATCATCCTCGCGAACGCGGGCGCTGCGGTGTACGTCGCGGGGCTCGCGGACTCCATCGAAGCCGGCGTCGACGAGGCCCGCGCGGCCATCGACGAGGGTGCCGCGGCCGAGAAGTTAGCCGACCTCCAGGCGTCGACCGACGAGGCCGACCCCTGGACGGAGGCGTAG
- the trpE gene encoding anthranilate synthase component I, translating to MTGVSFDRSADEFRELLDRDDPAVVRLEASLDIDVEPLSAYAALSSESDYGFLLESAEKTPSSDPDGAFDPDGAGDRHARYSFVGYDPDAVVSVWPESTDVEDLGGSAAAYVEPNGGDTLDSLRAALPDLPRVGFPPRERQQLDGGLVGFLAYDAVYDLWLEEVGIERPDPIVPDAQFVLTTRTLVFDHAADAVSLVFTPVVEPDDDPLDAYETLVTEAETVAATLGSATEPETGGFRRRAEHTAPREAYEDAVRRAKEHVLDGDIYQGVISRTRELRGDVDTLGFYRALRAVNPSPYMYLLRHGDRSIVGASPETLVSVQGSHVVSNPIAGTCPRGSSPVEDRRLAGEMLADGKERSEHTMLVDLARNDVRRVSEPGSVRVEEFMNVLKYSHVQHIESTVTGTLAEDNDAFDATRAAFPAGTLTGAPKVRAMEIIDDLEREPRGVYGGGVGYYSWGGDADFAIVIRTATVEQGMCDDGDEGAGAEDVVTVQAGAGIVADSVPEREYEETEQKMGGVLAALEAIEVDAGDRDDANDAGPAEQEVSR from the coding sequence GTGACCGGCGTCTCGTTCGACCGGTCGGCCGACGAGTTCCGTGAGCTCCTCGACCGGGACGACCCGGCGGTCGTCCGCTTGGAGGCGTCGCTCGACATCGACGTCGAGCCGCTGTCGGCGTACGCCGCGCTCTCGTCGGAGAGCGACTACGGCTTCCTCCTCGAATCGGCGGAGAAGACGCCGTCGTCGGACCCCGACGGTGCGTTCGACCCCGACGGCGCCGGCGACCGACACGCCCGGTACTCGTTCGTCGGCTACGACCCCGACGCGGTCGTCTCCGTCTGGCCGGAGTCGACCGACGTCGAGGACCTCGGCGGTTCGGCCGCGGCGTACGTCGAACCGAACGGTGGCGACACCCTCGACTCGCTCCGGGCGGCGCTCCCCGACCTCCCACGCGTGGGCTTTCCGCCCCGGGAGCGCCAGCAACTCGACGGCGGCCTGGTCGGGTTTCTGGCGTACGACGCCGTCTACGACCTCTGGCTCGAAGAAGTAGGAATCGAGCGTCCCGACCCGATCGTCCCCGACGCCCAGTTCGTCCTCACGACTCGGACGCTCGTCTTCGATCACGCCGCCGACGCCGTCTCGCTCGTGTTCACGCCCGTCGTCGAACCCGACGACGACCCGCTCGACGCGTACGAGACGCTCGTCACCGAGGCCGAGACGGTCGCCGCGACGCTCGGGTCGGCGACCGAACCCGAGACCGGCGGGTTCCGCCGTCGAGCCGAACACACCGCCCCCCGCGAGGCGTACGAGGACGCGGTCCGTCGCGCGAAGGAACACGTCCTCGACGGCGACATCTACCAGGGCGTCATCTCGCGCACGCGCGAACTCCGGGGCGACGTCGACACGCTCGGCTTCTACCGCGCGCTCCGCGCGGTGAACCCCTCGCCGTACATGTACCTCCTGCGACACGGCGACCGATCGATCGTCGGGGCCTCCCCCGAGACGCTCGTCTCCGTGCAGGGGTCACACGTCGTGTCGAACCCGATCGCCGGGACCTGCCCCCGCGGCTCGTCGCCGGTGGAGGACCGCCGGCTCGCTGGCGAGATGCTCGCCGACGGGAAAGAGCGGTCCGAGCACACGATGCTCGTCGACCTGGCGCGCAACGACGTCCGGCGCGTCTCCGAGCCGGGGAGCGTCCGCGTCGAGGAGTTCATGAACGTCCTGAAGTACTCGCACGTCCAGCACATCGAATCGACGGTGACGGGGACGCTCGCCGAGGACAACGACGCGTTCGACGCGACGCGCGCGGCGTTCCCCGCGGGGACGCTCACCGGCGCGCCGAAGGTCCGTGCGATGGAGATCATCGACGACCTCGAACGCGAGCCTCGCGGGGTGTACGGCGGCGGCGTGGGCTACTACTCGTGGGGGGGCGACGCCGACTTCGCCATCGTCATCCGGACGGCGACCGTCGAACAGGGGATGTGCGACGACGGTGACGAGGGCGCGGGCGCGGAAGACGTCGTGACGGTCCAGGCCGGCGCGGGGATCGTCGCCGACTCGGTGCCCGAACGCGAGTACGAGGAGACCGAACAGAAGATGGGCGGCGTCCTCGCGGCGCTGGAGGCGATCGAGGTCGACGCGGGGGACCGAGACGACGCTAACGACGCCGGTCCCGCAGAGCAGGAGGTGTCCCGATGA
- a CDS encoding SDR family oxidoreductase → MTFEGTVTVVTGAGSGMGRATAELFAEQGAQVAVVDLDEAAAEETVERIEAAGGDALALEADVSSAADVRAMVDRTVDAFGRLDVLHNNAGIPQESTPVEDVAEQTWDRIQAVNLKSAFLGAKHAVPVMREQGSGVILNTASTAGIRPRTGLSAYCASKGGLITLTKQLAHELADDGIRVNAVCPVATDTDMLPQFAGENLTLDDIAATIPLGRLADPVDVAHAAVFLASDEASMITGTALEVDGGRDI, encoded by the coding sequence ATGACCTTCGAAGGGACGGTGACGGTCGTCACCGGCGCAGGGTCCGGCATGGGACGAGCGACGGCGGAACTGTTCGCCGAGCAGGGGGCGCAGGTCGCCGTCGTCGACCTCGACGAGGCCGCGGCCGAGGAGACGGTCGAGCGGATCGAGGCCGCGGGCGGCGACGCGCTCGCGCTCGAGGCGGACGTCTCCTCGGCGGCCGACGTGCGGGCGATGGTCGACCGCACCGTCGACGCGTTCGGCCGGCTCGACGTCCTCCACAACAACGCCGGGATCCCGCAGGAGTCGACCCCCGTCGAGGACGTCGCCGAGCAGACGTGGGATCGGATCCAGGCGGTCAACCTCAAGAGCGCGTTCCTCGGCGCGAAACACGCCGTTCCCGTCATGCGCGAGCAGGGCAGCGGCGTGATCCTGAACACCGCCTCGACGGCCGGGATCCGGCCGCGGACGGGGCTGTCGGCGTACTGCGCGTCGAAGGGCGGGCTGATCACGCTCACGAAGCAGTTGGCACACGAACTCGCCGACGACGGCATCCGGGTCAACGCCGTCTGCCCGGTCGCGACCGACACCGACATGCTCCCCCAGTTCGCCGGCGAGAACCTCACCCTCGACGACATCGCGGCGACGATCCCGCTCGGTCGACTCGCCGACCCCGTCGACGTCGCTCACGCCGCGGTGTTCCTCGCGTCGGACGAGGCGTCGATGATCACGGGGACGGCACTCGAAGTCGACGGCGGCCGGGACATCTGA
- the trpG gene encoding anthranilate synthase component II: MSTTPEGDALDGATDRERLDRLRDAGAHVEAGSGRTLVVVDNFDSFTYNLVEYFSEQEPAPEIVVFKNTASLSDVALADPDAIVISPGPGHPKNDRDVGVTNAVLRELSPTTPTLGVCLGLEAAVYAYGGSVGHAPEPIHGKAFPVDHDGTGVFSGLDQGFRAGRYHSLIATEVPDCFVVSATTDHAGHELVMGVRHREYPIECVQFHPESVLTAVGHDVVRNFLDQVGIGSEAPDATAGTDGGR; the protein is encoded by the coding sequence ATGAGCACGACGCCCGAAGGCGACGCGCTCGACGGAGCCACCGACCGAGAGCGCCTCGACCGCCTCCGCGACGCGGGCGCGCACGTCGAAGCTGGATCGGGACGGACGCTCGTCGTCGTCGACAACTTCGACTCGTTCACCTACAACCTCGTCGAGTACTTCTCCGAACAGGAGCCCGCCCCCGAGATCGTCGTGTTCAAGAACACGGCGTCACTCTCCGATGTCGCGCTCGCCGACCCGGACGCCATCGTCATCAGCCCCGGGCCGGGCCACCCGAAGAACGACCGCGACGTCGGCGTAACGAACGCCGTGCTCCGCGAACTCTCGCCCACGACGCCGACACTCGGGGTGTGTCTCGGCCTCGAAGCCGCGGTGTACGCCTACGGCGGGAGCGTCGGTCACGCCCCCGAACCGATCCACGGCAAGGCCTTCCCGGTGGACCACGACGGGACCGGCGTCTTTTCAGGCTTGGACCAGGGCTTCCGAGCCGGTCGCTACCACTCGCTCATCGCGACCGAGGTGCCCGACTGCTTCGTCGTGTCGGCGACGACCGACCACGCGGGTCACGAGCTCGTCATGGGCGTGCGCCACCGCGAGTACCCCATCGAGTGCGTGCAGTTCCACCCCGAGTCCGTGTTGACGGCGGTCGGCCACGACGTGGTGCGGAACTTCCTCGACCAGGTCGGGATCGGGAGCGAGGCGCCCGACGCGACCGCTGGAACCGACGGCGGTCGCTGA
- a CDS encoding aldehyde dehydrogenase family protein — translation MTATEGRHDLLIGGERVTPSSGEYLTTVDPATEEPLADVAVADASDVDRAVAAAREAASAWRDVDPAERGRVVHRVADRIREAIDDLAALESRDQGKPLSQARSDMSSAARYFEYYAGAADKLEGKSVPVGTDQVDFTLREPYGVSAQIIPWNFPGNILARGVAPALVAGNAVVVKPAPTTPLSAYRLAELCLEAGVPDAAINVVSGAGETGAALTRHEGVDTITFTGSVATGQRVMEAAATSVTPVTLELGGKNPAVVYPDADVTDVADWVETGIFTNAGQVCSAVDRVVVHERIHDRFVDEIAARAEALTLGPGTDDPDVGPLNSAEHLERVRDYVATGEREGATLVTGGRSPDREGWFFEPTVFDDVDRGMTIAQEEIFGPVLAVIPYADADDPIEIANDVAYGLVAGVFTNDVRRALRAAQRLEAGNVYVNKWFGDTHQTPFGGYKQSGIGREKGLEALDSYLQTKNVAIDLGGAGGDLPGA, via the coding sequence ATGACAGCAACCGAGGGACGGCACGATCTGTTGATCGGCGGCGAACGGGTCACCCCGTCGTCGGGCGAGTACCTCACGACGGTCGACCCCGCGACCGAGGAACCGCTCGCGGACGTGGCCGTCGCCGACGCATCCGACGTCGACCGGGCGGTCGCCGCCGCGCGCGAGGCGGCGTCGGCGTGGCGCGACGTCGACCCGGCCGAACGCGGTCGGGTGGTCCACCGGGTCGCCGACCGCATCCGCGAGGCGATCGACGACCTCGCGGCCCTCGAGAGTCGAGACCAGGGCAAGCCGCTCTCGCAGGCGCGGTCGGACATGTCGAGCGCGGCGCGGTACTTCGAGTACTACGCCGGTGCGGCCGACAAACTGGAGGGGAAGTCGGTCCCGGTCGGCACCGACCAGGTCGACTTCACGCTCCGCGAGCCGTACGGCGTGTCCGCACAGATCATCCCGTGGAACTTCCCCGGTAACATCCTCGCCAGGGGGGTCGCCCCGGCGCTCGTCGCCGGGAACGCGGTCGTGGTCAAGCCCGCGCCGACGACGCCGCTGTCGGCGTACCGGCTGGCGGAGCTCTGTCTGGAGGCGGGCGTGCCGGACGCGGCGATCAACGTCGTCTCGGGGGCCGGTGAGACGGGTGCCGCGCTGACGCGTCACGAGGGCGTCGACACCATCACCTTCACCGGCAGCGTCGCGACCGGCCAGCGGGTGATGGAGGCGGCCGCGACGTCGGTCACGCCGGTGACGCTGGAACTCGGCGGCAAGAACCCGGCCGTCGTCTACCCGGATGCGGACGTGACCGACGTGGCCGACTGGGTCGAGACGGGCATCTTCACCAACGCGGGACAGGTGTGTTCGGCCGTCGACCGGGTCGTGGTGCACGAACGCATCCACGACCGGTTCGTCGACGAGATCGCCGCCCGGGCCGAGGCGCTCACGCTCGGGCCCGGGACCGACGACCCCGACGTGGGGCCGTTGAACAGCGCCGAACACCTCGAACGGGTCCGCGACTACGTCGCGACCGGCGAGCGCGAGGGGGCGACGCTGGTGACGGGCGGGCGGTCGCCCGACCGCGAGGGCTGGTTCTTCGAACCGACCGTGTTCGACGACGTCGATCGCGGGATGACGATCGCACAGGAGGAGATCTTCGGCCCGGTCCTCGCCGTGATCCCGTACGCCGACGCCGACGACCCGATCGAGATCGCCAACGACGTCGCGTACGGCCTGGTCGCCGGCGTCTTCACGAACGACGTGCGCCGTGCCCTCCGCGCGGCCCAGCGGCTCGAAGCCGGGAACGTCTACGTGAACAAGTGGTTCGGCGACACGCACCAGACGCCGTTCGGCGGGTACAAACAGTCCGGAATCGGCCGCGAGAAGGGGCTCGAAGCGCTCGACTCGTACCTCCAGACGAAGAACGTCGCGATCGACCTCGGCGGGGCGGGCGGCGACCTCCCCGGGGCGTAA
- a CDS encoding phosphoribosylanthranilate isomerase, with translation MTRVKICGLTNREDLALAVDAGADALGFIADVPVDTPREVDATTAADLVAAAPPFVTTTLVLMPESPTHAVGLARTVQPDVLQLHADFDPEEFQFVRAESSVKLVVVVDAADRERAREVDDVADAVLVDSTTDEGAGGTGETHDWAATRELAAAIDSPVVLAGGLTPENVAGAVETAAPYGVDVASGVESSGGVKDADAVRAFVRAVRRAELGALDEDEVMA, from the coding sequence ATGACGCGCGTGAAGATCTGCGGCCTGACGAACCGAGAGGACCTCGCGCTGGCCGTCGACGCCGGGGCCGACGCGCTCGGCTTCATCGCCGACGTCCCGGTCGACACCCCCCGCGAGGTCGACGCCACAACGGCCGCCGATCTCGTCGCGGCGGCCCCGCCGTTCGTGACGACGACGCTCGTCCTCATGCCCGAGTCGCCGACCCACGCGGTCGGGCTCGCCCGGACGGTCCAGCCGGACGTCCTCCAGCTACACGCCGACTTCGACCCCGAGGAGTTCCAGTTCGTCCGCGCCGAGTCGTCGGTGAAGCTCGTGGTCGTGGTCGACGCGGCCGACCGCGAGCGGGCGCGGGAGGTCGACGACGTCGCCGACGCGGTGCTGGTCGACTCGACGACCGACGAGGGCGCAGGTGGCACCGGCGAGACGCACGACTGGGCGGCCACGCGGGAGCTCGCGGCCGCCATCGACTCCCCGGTGGTGCTCGCCGGAGGGCTCACCCCGGAGAACGTCGCCGGCGCGGTCGAGACCGCAGCGCCCTACGGCGTCGACGTCGCCAGCGGCGTCGAGTCGTCTGGCGGGGTCAAGGACGCAGACGCCGTCCGTGCGTTCGTCCGCGCGGTCCGGCGGGCCGAACTCGGCGCGCTCGACGAGGACGAGGTGATGGCGTGA